The stretch of DNA AGTGCTTCAAAGGATCTCTCTACTCAAGTTCTAACTGCATTAGTACAAGCGAATAATGAGGATCTATCTATTGCAAGAGATATGACAGTGACAGCCATTAACAATGTAATGACTAAAAGAATCTCTGCAGATGAGGTAGAAAATGCAAAAAAGAGAGTGGAAGAGGAGTTAAAATATACAACACTTAGTGAAAACCTAAGAATAGCCTCGATTGAGCTTGGTAGGTATGCTATTATTCAAAATGAATTCTATGACCCAACAGCAACAGAAGAGCTGCGAAATCAAGCGGTTGAAAGTGTAGAACCTGTAAAGATTTTACAAGGTCAGGTTATTGTTGAAGAAGGGGAATTAATTACGCAAGATATCTATCGTCAACTTAAGCTGGCAGGACTTTTAAGCACAGAAAAATCGTTTAAACCGTTTATCGGATTGATAGTGCTTGTCACCATTATTCTTTCTGCCATTTACTATTATTTTTATCAAATGAAATCGTTGCCTGAGAAAAGACAGACCTACCTGCTGTTATTTGGAATTATCTTTATCCTCTCCATCTTTATTATGAAAATAATAAGTATGCTTCAAATATTTAATTTTGGAGGTATTGGCTATATATTTCCTGCTGCGATGGGGGGCATGCTAATAAAGATTCTAATTGACGAGAAGCTTGCGATTTTTATGTCCATTATTATGGCGATTTGCGGCAGTCTCCTTTTTAATGAGGGAATGGCAGGAACGCTAAACTTTTCTGAAGGCATTTACATTTTGTTTAGTGCTATTGCGGGGATTTTATTTTTAAGCAAAAAAAATCAACGTTCGAAAATTTTACAGGCAGGTACCTTTGCTGCTCTGATCAATCTTCTAACCATTTTGGCGTTAATGTTTCTACCCAATGGTCAGTATTCTGGGGTTGAATATGGGAATTACTTCATTACAGCCCTTGTTTCAGGAATTGGTTCTGCGGTATTGACCATAGGATTATTACCTTTTTTTGAAGCTAGTTTTGGAATTTTATCAACAATGAGGCTGATTGAACTTTCTAATCCCAATCATCCACTGCTCAGGAAAATCCTAATGGAAGCTCCTGGTACATATCATCACAGTGTGATGGTGGCCAACTTAGCTGAATCGGCATGTGAAGCGATAGGAGCGAATGGGCTTTTAGCGAGAGTAGGAAGTTATTATCATGATATCGGTAAGACGAAAAGACCAAACTTTTTCATAGAAAATCAAATGCATTTAGAAAATCCTCATGACCGTCTACCGCCGGATAAAAGTGCAAATATTATTATTGCGCATGTCACTGATGGCTCTCATATACTCAGAAAACATCATATGCCAAAAGAAATTGTCGATATCGCAGAACAGCACCATGGAACAACCCTATTAAAATTCTTTTATCATAAGGCACTTCAAGATGAGACAGCTATAAAGGAAGATGATTACCGTTATCCTGGTCCGAAGGCACAAACAAAAGAATCCGCCGTTGTAGGGATTGCAGATAGTGTAGAGGCCGCTGTTCGTTCATTGTCGAAACCTACGCCGGAATTAATAGAATCACTCGTTAAGAAAATTGTTGCAGACAGGCTTCAAGATGGTCAGTTAAATGAATGTGATATAACGTTAAAAGAGATTGAGACAGTCTCCCATACGTTATGTGAAACACTGAAAGGGATATTTCACTCAAGGATTGAATATCCAGAAATGACAAAGAAGAAGGTGAAAGAAGCATGACTTTACTAATTGATTGTGCTGACGAGACGAATGAATTATCTGAAGAACAAATGCTTGATGTGGAAAGGATTTTAGCGTTTGCCGCTAAGAAACTAAATGTTGAAGAACATAGTGAAGTGTCTGTAACATACGTTACAAATGAAAGAATTCATGAAATAAACCGAGAGTATCGTGATAAGGACACTCCAACAGACGTTATTTCTTTTGCTATGGAAGAACTAGGTGAAGGTGAAGTGGAGCTAAAGGGTGTGGATATGCCTCGAGTCTTAGGAGATATCATCATCTCTGTCCCTAAAACAAGGGAACAGGCGGAAGAGTATGGTCATTCCTTTCAAAGAGAGTTAGGTTTTTTAGCGATACATGGATTTTTGCATCTCTTAGGATATGATCATATGACTGAAGAGGAAGAAAAAGAAATGTTTACATTGCAAAAGGAAATTTTTAACGAGTATGGACTTACAAGATAAAAGAAAGCCACAACCACTGCTGGGGTCATTTTCATATGCTGTTACAGGGATCCTTACCGCGCTTCATTCAGAGAGGAATATGAGGATTCATTTGATCAGCTCGATAGTGGTCTTTCTCTTGTCCATCTTCTTTTCAATAACAAGAATGGAATGGATAGTCATCCTTTTCGCTATTGGCGGTATGTTCTCCTTAGAGTTAATAAATACTGCTATTGAAAGGGTGGTGGATCTCGTAACGAAGGAATACCACCCTCTCGCAAAACAAGCAAAGGATATAGCGGCAGGGGCTGTATTCCTTTATGCGGTTCTTTCAGTGATCGTTGGAAGTATCATTTTTATTCCATACATATTTAAGCTATTCAAGTAGGTATTTATTAAACATTTTAAATGTATTTGAAATGGTGCAGGGAATTCGGTAAAATGAATTACCAACTTTCATTACTAGACAAGTTGAGTTATGAGAAAATTCTAATTTTTAAAAATTTTATATTACTTTTTCGCTACAAGTAATGATTTTCTCTCGTTTTTAATGTAAAATAAAGGAACAGCAGAAACCTGCTGGAAGGGAAGAAGAGCTAGTGAACATCGAACAATTAATTGAAGAAGCAAAAAAAGCAAGAGATAAAGCTTATGTTCCGTATTCCAAATTTGGAGTTGGAGCAGCCTTATTAACAACAGATGGAAAAGTATATCATGGTTGTAATATTGAAAATGCCGCATATAGTATGTGCAACTGCGCAGAACGCACAGCTTTATTTAAAGCCTATTCTGAAGGTGATCGGAATTTTCAATTGCTCGCCGTTGTTGCCGATACAGATCGCCCATGTTCTCCTTGTGGAGCGTGTAGACAAGTAATATCCGAACTTTGTCCAAGAGACATGAAAGTTATATTAACGAACCTAAAAGGGGATATTCAGGAAATTACAGTCGAAGAATTATTGCCTGGTGCCTTTTCTCCGGAGGACTTACATGCAGAATAATGGGAATGGAAACGGATACAAATCGGGATTTATCTCCATTATTGGGCGCCCCAATGTTGGGAAATCAACCTTTCTAAATCGAGTGATTGGACAGAAAATTGCTATCATGAGTGATAAGCCCCAAACCACACGGAACAAGATTCAAGGTGTGCTAACGCTTAATGACGCTCAAATGATTTTTATTGATACACCAGGGATCCATAAACCAAAACATAAATTAGGCGACTTTATGATGAAGGTTGCACAAAATACACTAAAAGAAGTTGATTTAGTATTATTTA from Bacillus sp. SLBN-46 encodes:
- a CDS encoding HD family phosphohydrolase, which codes for MDKIQQHFIRIRKLLDITFFRLLFFFVLGSVLFSAMYSNVKPEKLELSLFSVAEKTIRSPGTVEDKKSTENKREDALDQVQDVYTLKKEYTQNRVDLITSIFQSAIDVNNEMKEELKKLTEQATEDTPIKEEPSTEDKVTRLKAKLTSSASKDLSTQVLTALVQANNEDLSIARDMTVTAINNVMTKRISADEVENAKKRVEEELKYTTLSENLRIASIELGRYAIIQNEFYDPTATEELRNQAVESVEPVKILQGQVIVEEGELITQDIYRQLKLAGLLSTEKSFKPFIGLIVLVTIILSAIYYYFYQMKSLPEKRQTYLLLFGIIFILSIFIMKIISMLQIFNFGGIGYIFPAAMGGMLIKILIDEKLAIFMSIIMAICGSLLFNEGMAGTLNFSEGIYILFSAIAGILFLSKKNQRSKILQAGTFAALINLLTILALMFLPNGQYSGVEYGNYFITALVSGIGSAVLTIGLLPFFEASFGILSTMRLIELSNPNHPLLRKILMEAPGTYHHSVMVANLAESACEAIGANGLLARVGSYYHDIGKTKRPNFFIENQMHLENPHDRLPPDKSANIIIAHVTDGSHILRKHHMPKEIVDIAEQHHGTTLLKFFYHKALQDETAIKEDDYRYPGPKAQTKESAVVGIADSVEAAVRSLSKPTPELIESLVKKIVADRLQDGQLNECDITLKEIETVSHTLCETLKGIFHSRIEYPEMTKKKVKEA
- the ybeY gene encoding rRNA maturation RNase YbeY is translated as MTLLIDCADETNELSEEQMLDVERILAFAAKKLNVEEHSEVSVTYVTNERIHEINREYRDKDTPTDVISFAMEELGEGEVELKGVDMPRVLGDIIISVPKTREQAEEYGHSFQRELGFLAIHGFLHLLGYDHMTEEEEKEMFTLQKEIFNEYGLTR
- a CDS encoding diacylglycerol kinase family protein is translated as MDLQDKRKPQPLLGSFSYAVTGILTALHSERNMRIHLISSIVVFLLSIFFSITRMEWIVILFAIGGMFSLELINTAIERVVDLVTKEYHPLAKQAKDIAAGAVFLYAVLSVIVGSIIFIPYIFKLFK
- a CDS encoding cytidine deaminase → MNIEQLIEEAKKARDKAYVPYSKFGVGAALLTTDGKVYHGCNIENAAYSMCNCAERTALFKAYSEGDRNFQLLAVVADTDRPCSPCGACRQVISELCPRDMKVILTNLKGDIQEITVEELLPGAFSPEDLHAE